TCTCGAACCAGACGCGGCCTTCGCTGGGCGTCACATGCCCGGCGATGCAGCCCAGCAAGGTGGTCTTGCCGGAACCGGATTCGCCGACCACGCCCAACACTTCGCCCGGCCAGAGCGAGAAGCCGATATCGCGGCAGGCCACGCGCGTGCCGAAGCGCTTACTCAGGCCTTCGACCGTCAGCAACGGCTCGTCCGTGATCGACGTCATCATTCGGCCGCCTGCGGCTCAAGCCGGCTGTTGCAATAGTCGGTGTCGGAACAGATGAAGCGCCGGCCGCCGCGGTCGTCGACCACGATCTCGTCGAGATAGCTGTCATCGGCGCCGCAACGCGCGCAGCGGCAGGACCAGCGCTCCACGGCGAAGGGATGATCGGCGAAGTCGAGGCTCTTGACCGGGGTGAAGGGCGGCACGGCATAGATGCGCTTCTCGCGGCCCGCGCCGAAGAGCTGCAGGGCCGGCGAACGGTCGAGCTTGGGATTGTCGAGCCGCGGGATCGGCGACGGCGACATCAGATAGCGGCCATTGACCTGGACCGGATAGTCATAGGCCGTGGTCACCCGGCCGAAACGCGCAATATCTTCATAGAGCTTGAGATGCATGGCGCCGTAGTCGGCCAGCGCATGCATGCGCCGCGTCTGGGTCTCGCGCGGCTCCAGCCAGCGCAGGGGCTCCGGGATCGGCACCTGGAACACCATGATCTGGCCATGCTGCAGCGGCGTCTCCGGAATGCGATGCCGGGTCTGGATGATGCTGGCCTCGGCCGTGCGCGTCGTGGTGGCGACGCCCGCGGTGCGGGCGAAGAACTTGCGGATGCTGACGGCGTTGGTCGTGTCGTCGGCACCCTGGTCGATCACCTTGAGCCGGTCCTGGCGGCCGACGATGGAGGCCGTCACCTGGATGCCGCCGGTGCCCCAGCCATAGGGCAAGGGCATCTCGCGGCCCGCGAACGGCACCTGATATCCCGGGATCGCGACGGCCTTGAGCAGGGCGCGCCGGATCATCCGCTTGGTCTGCTCGTCCAGATAGGCGAAATTGTATTCGGCCGCGCTCATTCCGCCGCCTCCTGGCGCGCGTCCTCGGCGCGCATCCGGCGCACGATGTCGAGCTCGGCCTGGAAATCGACATAATGCGGCAGCTTCAGATGCTGCACGAAGCCGGAAGCTTCGACATTGTCGGCATGGCTCAGCACGAACTCCTCGTCCTGGGCCGGCGCCGTCACCGCCTCCTCGAACTCGGCCGCCCGCAGGCTGCGGTCGACCAGCGCCATGGCCATCGCCTTGCGCTCGCACCGCCCGAACACCAGGCCATAGCCGCGGGTGAATTGCGGGGGCTGCGTGGCCGAGCCCTTGAACTGATTCACCAGTTGGCACTCGGTCACCTCGATCTCGCCGATCGCGACCGCGAAGCCCAGCTCCTCCGGCACGATCTCGACCGTCACGCGACCGCTGCGGATCTCGCCGGCGAAAGGATGGTTCCGGCCGTAGCCGCGCTGGGTCGAATAGGCAAGGCTCAGGAGGAAACCTTCGTCGCCGCGCGCCAGCGCCTGCAGCCGCACGTCGCGCGTCGCCGGATATTGCGGCGGATCGCGGGTGATGTCTCCGACTGGAAGATCGGGCCTCGGACGCTCCGGCTCGAGCAAGCCTTCCTGTTCGAGCCAGCCCATCACCGGCGGTACCGCCGCCGGCGCAATCGGCGGCGAGACCGCGGCGTCGGATTCGGCGCCGGCGGAGGCGCCATTGCCGTCCAACTCGAAATCAAGCAGCCGGTGGGTGTAGTCGAAGGTGGGCCCGAGGAACTGACCGCCCGGCACGTCCTTGAAGATCGCCGAGATGCGGCGATCGGTGGCCATCTGCGCGGTGTCGATCGGCTCGCCGACGGCGAAGCGCGGCAAAGTCGTGCGGTAAGCCCGCAACAGAAAGATCGCCTCGACCATGTCGCCCGCAGCCTGCTTGATGGCGAGAGCCGCCAGCCGCCGGTCGTAGAGCGCGCCTTCGGCCATGACGCGATCGACCGCCAGGCGCAGTTGCCCCTCGATCTGGTCGATGGTCAGCGCCGGAATTGCCGGGTCGCCCCGCCGATCCTGTTCCAGGAGGCGGTGCGCGGCCTCGATGGCGGCTTCGCCGCCCTTGACGGCTACATACATAAAATCTCCAAGGCGGTGCTGCGCGGCAGGCCGACGATCCGGTTGCCGCAGGCGATCAGGACATCGACGCCGCAGGGGAACTGCGCATGATTGACGGCCCACTCGGCGACAAAGCCCTTGGGCAGCCCCTCGATGGTCAGATAGCGCCGGGTCGGAATGCCGGGACCTGAAAACCCGATCTGGCCGCCCGAGGCGAGCCTGCTGGCCTCGATGATCAGGGTCGCGGAGCGGTCGGGATAGTCGAGGCTGCCGGGGTCGAACGACGGCAATCCCGGGCCGGCCGCCGGATCGGCAAGGAGTGCGAAACGCGCGGCGCCGTGGGTATCGGCGAGCGGCGCGCCGGTATGAAACCCAAGGAAGGTCGCGACCGACGCGGCCGTCCGATCGAGCCAGATCGGCGTGTCGCCATCGGCCAGCGCCAGAATGAGCCCGAGTGCTGCCGGCCCGACGCCGGCGCCCAGCTGACGACAGGTCGCCTCGAGCGAAACCGGAACCTCCAGCACGCGTCCCGGCTCGCTGAGTGCGGTCAGGGCACAGCGGAAAATGCGCTGCGAATCGTGGATGGGATCGGGCAATCCCGGCGCCAGCGCGCCCTTGCGGGACGCCATTCCCGAAACGGTCGCCGATCGCAGATCAGTCATCGCCGCGCACCATGGTCGTGAAATCCACCCGGGTCGCCGCGACATCGGCCGCCCGGTGCCCTCGCCTTTGGCTCCCAGCCTGCTCGATGGTCGCCAGCAGTCGGGCCAGCGGTCCGGTGCGGATCGTGTCGTCCTGCAGCAGAGCGTCGAACAGGGCCGCCAGCTCGGCGTGACGCGGCGCGCGGCCGGCGACATAGCCGAAACCGACCCCGGCGCGCGGCGCCTCGAGCATCACGGCGGCGCGCGTGACGGTCATTTCGCCCAGATTGAAAGGCTGGCCCGTGCCGCCGGCCCGGCCCCGCAGCATGACCAACCCGGTTTCGACCGGACGCAGCCAACGATAGGACGGCGGCGGCGCCACATCGCGCCATGCCTCTTCCAAGTCCGCAGGGTCGGCCTGGCTCAGCAGGGCCATCCAGCGGGAGCGGTCGGTGACGGCGGAATCGGACGTTGCCATGGCCGCCATATTCATCTAGACATCTATACTTGTCAACCAATCTTGCGGCCCGTCGCCGAATCGGGCTGTGTGTCGGCGAGGGCCATTCGCATGGAGTCGGAAGTGGCGATGAAGGAAGCGATCGCGCGCGGCCGAGGTGTCACGGTTTGGCGACAGATCGCGGAAACCTTGAGTGCGGACCTGAAGGCGGGCCGCCTCAAGGCGGGGGATCGGCTGC
The nucleotide sequence above comes from Hypericibacter terrae. Encoded proteins:
- a CDS encoding alpha-D-ribose 1-methylphosphonate 5-phosphate C-P-lyase PhnJ; protein product: MSAAEYNFAYLDEQTKRMIRRALLKAVAIPGYQVPFAGREMPLPYGWGTGGIQVTASIVGRQDRLKVIDQGADDTTNAVSIRKFFARTAGVATTTRTAEASIIQTRHRIPETPLQHGQIMVFQVPIPEPLRWLEPRETQTRRMHALADYGAMHLKLYEDIARFGRVTTAYDYPVQVNGRYLMSPSPIPRLDNPKLDRSPALQLFGAGREKRIYAVPPFTPVKSLDFADHPFAVERWSCRCARCGADDSYLDEIVVDDRGGRRFICSDTDYCNSRLEPQAAE
- a CDS encoding carbon-phosphorus lyase complex subunit PhnI translates to MYVAVKGGEAAIEAAHRLLEQDRRGDPAIPALTIDQIEGQLRLAVDRVMAEGALYDRRLAALAIKQAAGDMVEAIFLLRAYRTTLPRFAVGEPIDTAQMATDRRISAIFKDVPGGQFLGPTFDYTHRLLDFELDGNGASAGAESDAAVSPPIAPAAVPPVMGWLEQEGLLEPERPRPDLPVGDITRDPPQYPATRDVRLQALARGDEGFLLSLAYSTQRGYGRNHPFAGEIRSGRVTVEIVPEELGFAVAIGEIEVTECQLVNQFKGSATQPPQFTRGYGLVFGRCERKAMAMALVDRSLRAAEFEEAVTAPAQDEEFVLSHADNVEASGFVQHLKLPHYVDFQAELDIVRRMRAEDARQEAAE
- the phnH gene encoding phosphonate C-P lyase system protein PhnH, with the translated sequence MTDLRSATVSGMASRKGALAPGLPDPIHDSQRIFRCALTALSEPGRVLEVPVSLEATCRQLGAGVGPAALGLILALADGDTPIWLDRTAASVATFLGFHTGAPLADTHGAARFALLADPAAGPGLPSFDPGSLDYPDRSATLIIEASRLASGGQIGFSGPGIPTRRYLTIEGLPKGFVAEWAVNHAQFPCGVDVLIACGNRIVGLPRSTALEILCM
- the phnG gene encoding phosphonate C-P lyase system protein PhnG; the encoded protein is MATSDSAVTDRSRWMALLSQADPADLEEAWRDVAPPPSYRWLRPVETGLVMLRGRAGGTGQPFNLGEMTVTRAAVMLEAPRAGVGFGYVAGRAPRHAELAALFDALLQDDTIRTGPLARLLATIEQAGSQRRGHRAADVAATRVDFTTMVRGDD